In Streptomyces sp. NBC_00683, the DNA window GTGGCTTCACCCAGCGCGACCAGTGCCCGGCTGAGACTCAGCTGCGTCTCCCGCTCGCCGCGCCCGAGCTGGGTCGCCAACACGGTGGCCAACGCGGACTCCTCCCCTTCCGGTACGAGCACGACCGCGGCCCGCCAGGCGCTTCGCGCCACCTCGTCGTCGGCGTCGGACAGAAGCGTCCGCGTGATGACCGGCCACGCCTGCGGGTCCCCGATCTTGGACAGCGTGTGCAGTGCCTGGCTCCGTGCCTGCCCACGCTTCGAGCGGACTTCGCCGAGCAGCTCGGGCAGCGTCATGGACACCGGGTGGCGGGTGAGCGCCCAGGTCAGCATGTCGCGGACGAAGAATTCCGGCTCGATCGCGCAGCGTTCGATGAGCTTGGCGACGAAGCGCCGGTCGGGCGTCGTACCGACCGCCAGAGCAGCCCGCAGCCGCACCGACGAACGGTCGTCCTCCAGCCCCTGGAGTGCTCGTACCGCGTCCGCGTCCTGAATCGTGATCGTCATCGAGATCACCTCCTTGGCAAGGAGTGAAGACCTTGTCACCGTGTCAAGGTCAAACCCGGTCCGCCGCGAACCGCGGTCTCGCCGAGAGCTCCGGTGGGGCCTCGGCTCCCGTTCCATGGTTGGGCTCTTCTCAACGTTCCTGCTCGCCGACCGGGGGCTGTCGGGCCAGGAATTCTTCGAATGCTGCTGCCTGCTCGGGGTCCATGTATCCCTGGCGTGCATGCAAGGTCTTGTCCGCAAGCCATGCCGCCTCGTCGGCGGGCAGTTGTACAGCGATCACTGTCCCGCCCCGGGCAAAGGGGACGCGCCTGCCGTCGGCGCGCACGTACCGGGTGTACGGGCCGTACTCCTGCGGCCTGGCCAACGGCTCGACCCGAAGCCGGCCGACGTCCCACGTCGTCCCGTTCGCGTCCTCCCCTTCCTCGTCCTGCGGTAGCGATGCGGGTACGGGGTAGTCGGCGCGGGCCCAGTGCTCCAGCTCGGCCACTGCCTCCGCCGGGAACAACACGCTCACCGGCGTGTCTGCCTCTGTCAGCACAACGCGCTCACGGGTGGACTCGACGAGCGAGACGAGGCGCTCGTAGTCGATCGGGTCCGAAGCGAACCGACGCTCAACAACGATCTTCACATCATCCATGGAGCCGGACGCTACATGCTGAGTCTCTTCCCGAGGAATCCAGAAACCCAGGGTGTCGGCCGGTTCAGGAAGGCGCGCCGCCCAGTACCTCCACCTTGCCGGTGTCGAGCGAGTAGTAGGCACCGACCACGGCGAGGTCGCCCCTTCCCACGAGTGGGGCGAGGTCGTTGTTGGAGCGCAGGTCGGCAGCGGTCAACGTGACCTGGGCGCGGGCCATGGCCTCGACCGGGTCGGAGCCGCCCTCCCCGGCCGCATGTTCGTAGGCCGGCCGTAGAGCCTCGACGATCGCCTGCAGGTTGCCAGGCAGCGGCTTGCTGTCACGGATGGATGCGTACGCCGCCTTGATGGCGCCGCAGCGCTGGTGGCCGAGGACCACGATGAGTGTGGTTCCACTGGTCATGGGCCCGTACTCGACGGAACCGGTGACCACCGGGCCGATCGCCTCCCCACCCGTGCGCATCACGTAGAGGTCACCCAGCCCCGTGTCGAAGAGGAGCTCAGGCGGCACCCGGGAGTCGATGCACGAGAGGATCGCCCCGAAGGGTTCCTGCTCCTGGGCCAGGAGCTGACGCCGGTCCGGATCCCGGTCGGGGTGGTGGAGGTCTCCGCTCACCCAGCGGGCGTTGCCTTCCATCAGTCTCGCGAATGCCGCGGTGGGCGTGGTCGGGCGAGGACCGGGTGAATCTCCGGCCGCCGCCGGGGCCGCCTCCGTCGACGAGCAATCTGCGAGCGCGACGGGGGCAACCGCGAGGTCGCCGCCCAGTTGCGCTCCACGATCCGG includes these proteins:
- a CDS encoding HEAT repeat domain-containing protein; amino-acid sequence: MTITIQDADAVRALQGLEDDRSSVRLRAALAVGTTPDRRFVAKLIERCAIEPEFFVRDMLTWALTRHPVSMTLPELLGEVRSKRGQARSQALHTLSKIGDPQAWPVITRTLLSDADDEVARSAWRAAVVLVPEGEESALATVLATQLGRGERETQLSLSRALVALGEATVPALLAATTAPDPRARAHALATERILRDPDAGFESAIEEAKRVVALGGSGEEGR
- a CDS encoding carbonic anhydrase gives rise to the protein MNRAGRPDRGAQLGGDLAVAPVALADCSSTEAAPAAAGDSPGPRPTTPTAAFARLMEGNARWVSGDLHHPDRDPDRRQLLAQEQEPFGAILSCIDSRVPPELLFDTGLGDLYVMRTGGEAIGPVVTGSVEYGPMTSGTTLIVVLGHQRCGAIKAAYASIRDSKPLPGNLQAIVEALRPAYEHAAGEGGSDPVEAMARAQVTLTAADLRSNNDLAPLVGRGDLAVVGAYYSLDTGKVEVLGGAPS
- a CDS encoding type II toxin-antitoxin system Phd/YefM family antitoxin — encoded protein: MDDVKIVVERRFASDPIDYERLVSLVESTRERVVLTEADTPVSVLFPAEAVAELEHWARADYPVPASLPQDEEGEDANGTTWDVGRLRVEPLARPQEYGPYTRYVRADGRRVPFARGGTVIAVQLPADEAAWLADKTLHARQGYMDPEQAAAFEEFLARQPPVGEQER